The proteins below come from a single Oncorhynchus tshawytscha isolate Ot180627B linkage group LG22, Otsh_v2.0, whole genome shotgun sequence genomic window:
- the itchb gene encoding E3 ubiquitin-protein ligase Itchy isoform X1, producing the protein MASSVAKPGPGNGYPMKAQLQIMVLSAKLKENRKNWFGPSPYVEVAVDGQSKKTEKCNNTHSPKWKQPLTVIVTPFSKLIFRVWSHQTLKSDILLGMAALEVSDTLKANDMKISEVVQTLQLSADRDQTDVVGDLSVCLDGMQVDPEMFASAAEANTQSTSNGESQQNGDDVKWSRDSSPSVDGLEHRASPNGCAVAVNGTGSCKGSPALSAGGSRGNPLRPPRPSRPPPPTPRRPTSSPAASSNGSIPTEESDGPSSDTPVSTPAPAVPDPNAPPPTHDQSQAIAASQADSVTPGPPRAPAVAAGPLPPGWEQRVDQNGRLYFVDHVEKRTAWERPEPLPSGWERRVDPMGRVYFVDHITRTTTWQRPTMETVRNYEQWQHQRNQLQGAMQQFNQRFIFGVNGLQDQVPATENKQFDPLGPLPHGWEKRTDSNGRVYFVQHTTRTTQWEDPRTQGLLNEKPLPEGWEMRFTVDGIPYFVDHNRRATTYIDPRTGKSSLENGPQITYVRDFKAKVQYFRFWCQQLSMPQHIKITVTRKTLFEDSFQQIMSFNAQDLRRRLWIIFPGEEGLDYGGVAREWFFLLSHEVLNPMYCLFEYAGKDNYCLQINPASYINPDHLKYFKFIGRFIAMALFHGKFIDTGFSLPFYKRMLNKPWALKDLESIDPEFYNSLIWIKENDIEECGLEMYFSVDKEILGEITTHELKPDGGEVLVTEENKEEYIRLVAEWRLSRGVEEQTQAFFEGFNEVLPQQYLQYFDAKELEVMLCGMQEIDLADWQRNTIYRHYARSSKQVLWFWQLIKEMDNEKRMRLLQFVTGTCRLPVGGFADLLGSNGPQKFCIEKVGKENWLPRSHTCFNRLDLPPYKSYEQLKEKLMFAIEETEGFGQE; encoded by the exons ATGGCCTCCAGCGTTGCTAAACCAGGCCCTGGGAATGGCTACCCCATGAAGGCACAACTGCAAATTATGG TGCTGTCAGCAAAACTGAAAGAAAACAGGAAGAATTGGTTTGGCCCCAGTCCATATGTTGAAGTGGCCGTTGATGGACAGTCCAAAAAGACAGAGAAATGCAACAACACCCACAGTCCCAAATGGAAGCAGCCGCTCACAGT AATTGTCACTCCTTTTAGCAAGCTAATCTTCCGAGTATGGAGTCACCAGACCTTGAAGTCGGACATATTGTTAGGCATGGCAGCTCTCGAGGTCAGCGACACACTCAAAGCCAACGACATGAAAA TCTCTGAGGTGGTGCAGACGCTGCAGCTGAGtgcagacagagaccagaccgATGTCGTGggggacctgtctgtctgtctggatggcaTGCAAGTGGACCCAGAGATGTTTGCGTCTGCTGCTGAGGCTAACACACAAA GTACATCGAATGGGGAATCGCAACAAAACGGGGATGATGTGAA GTGGAGTAGAGACAGCTCTCCTTCTGTGGATGGTTTGGAGCACAGAGCTTCTCCAAATGGTTGTGCGGTCGCAGTGAATGGCACAGGGTCTTGCAAAGGGTCTCCCGCTCTGTCAGCAGGGGGCTCCAGGGGTAATCCTCTACGCCCCCCCAGGCCCTCCCGaccccctccacccaccccgCGCAGACCAACCTCCTCTCCAG CAGCATCCTCTAATGGATCCATTCCAACTGAAGAAAGCGATGGCCCCAGCTCAGATACCCCAGTCAGTACACCTGCACCTGCAGTACCAGACCCCAACGCCCCACCCCCTACACACGACCAGAGCCAAGCAATAGCAGCCAGCCAAGCAGACAGTGTAACCCCAGGCCCCCCCAGAGCCCCCGCTGTCGCCGCAGGCCCATTGCCTCCTGG ATGGGAGCAGAGGGTGGATCAGAACGGAAGGCTGTATTTCGTAGATCATGTGGAAAAGAGGACGGCGTGGGAGCGGCCTGAGCCTCTACCTTCTGG GTGGGAGCGGCGAGTGGACCCCATGGGCAGGGTCTACTTTGTAGACCACATCACCAGAACTACCACATGGCAACGGCCCACTATGGAGACGGTGCGGAACTATGAACAGTGGCAGCACCAACGCAACCAGCTACAGGGTGCCATGCAGCAGTTCAACCAGCGCTTCATATTTGGAGTGAATGGG CTCCAGGATCAGGTTCCAGCCACTGAGAATAAGCAGTTTGATCCCCTGGGCCCGCTGCCACATGGATGGG AGAAAAGAACTGACAGCAACGGGAGAGTGTACTTTGTCCAACACACCACACGGACTACACAGTGGGAGGACCCTCGCACTCAGGG gctgCTGAATGAGAAGCCTCTTCCAGAGGGCTGGGAGATGAGGTTTACAGTCGACGGCATCCCATACTTTGTGGACCACAACAGGAGAGCCACTACGTACATCGACCCTCGTACTGGAAAATCTTCACT tgAAAATGGACCCCAGATAACTTATGTTCGAGACTTTAAAGCCAAAGTCCAGTACTTCAGATTCTGGTGCCAG CAATTGTCAATGCCTCAGCACATCAAGATCACTGTCACCCGCAAAACCCTGTTTGAGGACTCGTTCCAACAA ATAATGAGCTTCAATGCACAGGACCTCCGCAGGAGACTATGGATCATATTCCCTGGGGAAGAAGGTCTTGATTATGGAGGGGTGGCAAG GGAGTGGTTCTTCCTGCTGTCTCACGAGGTGCTGAATCCCATGTATTGCCTGTTTGAGTATGCTGGGAAGGACAACTACTGCCTACAGATCAACCCTGCCTCCTACATCAACCCTGATCACCTTAAGTACTTCAAATTCATCGGACGCTTCATCGCCATG GCTCTTTTCCACGGGAAGTTCATTGACACAGGCTTTTCGCTACCGTTCTACAAGCGCATGCTGAACAAGCCATGGGCACTGAAAGATCTAGAGTCCATTGACCCAGAATTCTACAATTCTCTCATCTGGATTAA GGAGAACGACATTGAGGAGTGTGGCCTGGAGATGTACTTCTCTGTGGACAAAGAGATTCTGGGTGAAATCACCACTCATGAGCTCAAGCCAGACGGAGGAGAGGTCCTGGTCACTGAGGAGAACAAGGAGGAGTATATCAG GCTTGTAGCAGAGTGGAGGTTGTCCAGAGGTGTGGAGGAGCAGACCCAGGCCTTCTTTGAGGGCTTCAATGAGGTCCTCCCACAGCAGTACCTGCAGTACTTTGATGCCAAAGAACTTGAG GTCATGCTGTGTGGGATGCAGGAGATCgacctggcagactggcagaggaACACCATCTACAGACACTATGCACGCAGCAGCAAGCAGGTCCTCTGGTTCTGGCAG CTCATCAAAGAGATGGACAATGAGAAGCGGATGAGGCTCCTCCAGTTCGTTACAGGCACCTGCCGGCTTCCTGTCGGAGGCTTTGCAGACCTATTGG GGAGCAATGGCCCGCAGAAGTTCTGCATCGAGAAGGTGGGAAAGGAGAACTGGCTACCCAGAAGTCACACCTG CTTCAATCGATTGGATCTGCCTCCTTACAAAAGCTACGAGCAGCTGAAGGAGAAATTGATGTTTGCGATTGAAGAGACTGAGGGCTTTGGGCAGGAGTGA
- the itchb gene encoding E3 ubiquitin-protein ligase Itchy isoform X2 codes for MASSVAKPGPGNGYPMKAQLQIMVLSAKLKENRKNWFGPSPYVEVAVDGQSKKTEKCNNTHSPKWKQPLTVIVTPFSKLIFRVWSHQTLKSDILLGMAALEVSDTLKANDMKISEVVQTLQLSADRDQTDVVGDLSVCLDGMQVDPEMFASAAEANTQSTSNGESQQNGDDVKWSRDSSPSVDGLEHRASPNGCAVAVNGTGSCKGSPALSAGGSRGNPLRPPRPSRPPPPTPRRPTSSPASSNGSIPTEESDGPSSDTPVSTPAPAVPDPNAPPPTHDQSQAIAASQADSVTPGPPRAPAVAAGPLPPGWEQRVDQNGRLYFVDHVEKRTAWERPEPLPSGWERRVDPMGRVYFVDHITRTTTWQRPTMETVRNYEQWQHQRNQLQGAMQQFNQRFIFGVNGLQDQVPATENKQFDPLGPLPHGWEKRTDSNGRVYFVQHTTRTTQWEDPRTQGLLNEKPLPEGWEMRFTVDGIPYFVDHNRRATTYIDPRTGKSSLENGPQITYVRDFKAKVQYFRFWCQQLSMPQHIKITVTRKTLFEDSFQQIMSFNAQDLRRRLWIIFPGEEGLDYGGVAREWFFLLSHEVLNPMYCLFEYAGKDNYCLQINPASYINPDHLKYFKFIGRFIAMALFHGKFIDTGFSLPFYKRMLNKPWALKDLESIDPEFYNSLIWIKENDIEECGLEMYFSVDKEILGEITTHELKPDGGEVLVTEENKEEYIRLVAEWRLSRGVEEQTQAFFEGFNEVLPQQYLQYFDAKELEVMLCGMQEIDLADWQRNTIYRHYARSSKQVLWFWQLIKEMDNEKRMRLLQFVTGTCRLPVGGFADLLGSNGPQKFCIEKVGKENWLPRSHTCFNRLDLPPYKSYEQLKEKLMFAIEETEGFGQE; via the exons ATGGCCTCCAGCGTTGCTAAACCAGGCCCTGGGAATGGCTACCCCATGAAGGCACAACTGCAAATTATGG TGCTGTCAGCAAAACTGAAAGAAAACAGGAAGAATTGGTTTGGCCCCAGTCCATATGTTGAAGTGGCCGTTGATGGACAGTCCAAAAAGACAGAGAAATGCAACAACACCCACAGTCCCAAATGGAAGCAGCCGCTCACAGT AATTGTCACTCCTTTTAGCAAGCTAATCTTCCGAGTATGGAGTCACCAGACCTTGAAGTCGGACATATTGTTAGGCATGGCAGCTCTCGAGGTCAGCGACACACTCAAAGCCAACGACATGAAAA TCTCTGAGGTGGTGCAGACGCTGCAGCTGAGtgcagacagagaccagaccgATGTCGTGggggacctgtctgtctgtctggatggcaTGCAAGTGGACCCAGAGATGTTTGCGTCTGCTGCTGAGGCTAACACACAAA GTACATCGAATGGGGAATCGCAACAAAACGGGGATGATGTGAA GTGGAGTAGAGACAGCTCTCCTTCTGTGGATGGTTTGGAGCACAGAGCTTCTCCAAATGGTTGTGCGGTCGCAGTGAATGGCACAGGGTCTTGCAAAGGGTCTCCCGCTCTGTCAGCAGGGGGCTCCAGGGGTAATCCTCTACGCCCCCCCAGGCCCTCCCGaccccctccacccaccccgCGCAGACCAACCTCCTCTCCAG CATCCTCTAATGGATCCATTCCAACTGAAGAAAGCGATGGCCCCAGCTCAGATACCCCAGTCAGTACACCTGCACCTGCAGTACCAGACCCCAACGCCCCACCCCCTACACACGACCAGAGCCAAGCAATAGCAGCCAGCCAAGCAGACAGTGTAACCCCAGGCCCCCCCAGAGCCCCCGCTGTCGCCGCAGGCCCATTGCCTCCTGG ATGGGAGCAGAGGGTGGATCAGAACGGAAGGCTGTATTTCGTAGATCATGTGGAAAAGAGGACGGCGTGGGAGCGGCCTGAGCCTCTACCTTCTGG GTGGGAGCGGCGAGTGGACCCCATGGGCAGGGTCTACTTTGTAGACCACATCACCAGAACTACCACATGGCAACGGCCCACTATGGAGACGGTGCGGAACTATGAACAGTGGCAGCACCAACGCAACCAGCTACAGGGTGCCATGCAGCAGTTCAACCAGCGCTTCATATTTGGAGTGAATGGG CTCCAGGATCAGGTTCCAGCCACTGAGAATAAGCAGTTTGATCCCCTGGGCCCGCTGCCACATGGATGGG AGAAAAGAACTGACAGCAACGGGAGAGTGTACTTTGTCCAACACACCACACGGACTACACAGTGGGAGGACCCTCGCACTCAGGG gctgCTGAATGAGAAGCCTCTTCCAGAGGGCTGGGAGATGAGGTTTACAGTCGACGGCATCCCATACTTTGTGGACCACAACAGGAGAGCCACTACGTACATCGACCCTCGTACTGGAAAATCTTCACT tgAAAATGGACCCCAGATAACTTATGTTCGAGACTTTAAAGCCAAAGTCCAGTACTTCAGATTCTGGTGCCAG CAATTGTCAATGCCTCAGCACATCAAGATCACTGTCACCCGCAAAACCCTGTTTGAGGACTCGTTCCAACAA ATAATGAGCTTCAATGCACAGGACCTCCGCAGGAGACTATGGATCATATTCCCTGGGGAAGAAGGTCTTGATTATGGAGGGGTGGCAAG GGAGTGGTTCTTCCTGCTGTCTCACGAGGTGCTGAATCCCATGTATTGCCTGTTTGAGTATGCTGGGAAGGACAACTACTGCCTACAGATCAACCCTGCCTCCTACATCAACCCTGATCACCTTAAGTACTTCAAATTCATCGGACGCTTCATCGCCATG GCTCTTTTCCACGGGAAGTTCATTGACACAGGCTTTTCGCTACCGTTCTACAAGCGCATGCTGAACAAGCCATGGGCACTGAAAGATCTAGAGTCCATTGACCCAGAATTCTACAATTCTCTCATCTGGATTAA GGAGAACGACATTGAGGAGTGTGGCCTGGAGATGTACTTCTCTGTGGACAAAGAGATTCTGGGTGAAATCACCACTCATGAGCTCAAGCCAGACGGAGGAGAGGTCCTGGTCACTGAGGAGAACAAGGAGGAGTATATCAG GCTTGTAGCAGAGTGGAGGTTGTCCAGAGGTGTGGAGGAGCAGACCCAGGCCTTCTTTGAGGGCTTCAATGAGGTCCTCCCACAGCAGTACCTGCAGTACTTTGATGCCAAAGAACTTGAG GTCATGCTGTGTGGGATGCAGGAGATCgacctggcagactggcagaggaACACCATCTACAGACACTATGCACGCAGCAGCAAGCAGGTCCTCTGGTTCTGGCAG CTCATCAAAGAGATGGACAATGAGAAGCGGATGAGGCTCCTCCAGTTCGTTACAGGCACCTGCCGGCTTCCTGTCGGAGGCTTTGCAGACCTATTGG GGAGCAATGGCCCGCAGAAGTTCTGCATCGAGAAGGTGGGAAAGGAGAACTGGCTACCCAGAAGTCACACCTG CTTCAATCGATTGGATCTGCCTCCTTACAAAAGCTACGAGCAGCTGAAGGAGAAATTGATGTTTGCGATTGAAGAGACTGAGGGCTTTGGGCAGGAGTGA